The Prosthecobacter dejongeii genome contains a region encoding:
- a CDS encoding peptidoglycan-binding domain-containing protein encodes MKLKLFSLNLGSGVAVLLAALVVGAPMASQAAREDSRRERAPSQARPAAPSRPSPSRPTPSASRPPAARPSAPRPSVSRPSTPQRPPTVSRPSVQRPPSVSRPTTVVRPKTAYEKAYPGRSPQRPTVTTRPTPERPSVTRPSVPSRPSVTRPSIPKRPSIVTRPGSGSDRPTITRPSVQRPSVSRPLTPYEKAYPGRRPGVVAAAHSGHRHFTDSSRFARIDRHEAYRSYPRSHYRLCHGQGWRGLGWYFGPPNVSYYYETPGVSYYSSRSYAPASYVNLTYSPVNSLDYSVQEALANLGYYDGPLDGDIGPMSRLSIANFQADNGLEPTGIIDEVLLDYLGIE; translated from the coding sequence ATGAAACTAAAACTTTTTTCCCTGAATCTGGGCTCCGGTGTGGCGGTCTTGCTGGCCGCTCTGGTGGTAGGAGCGCCCATGGCCTCCCAGGCTGCCCGGGAGGATTCGCGTCGTGAGCGGGCCCCCAGCCAAGCACGGCCTGCTGCCCCTAGCCGCCCATCGCCTTCCCGGCCCACCCCCTCTGCTAGCCGCCCCCCTGCGGCACGTCCTTCGGCCCCACGCCCCTCCGTCTCCCGGCCCAGCACGCCGCAGCGCCCCCCTACAGTGAGCCGGCCCAGCGTGCAGCGCCCACCTTCCGTCTCCCGCCCCACCACGGTGGTGCGGCCAAAGACCGCTTATGAAAAGGCCTACCCGGGACGCAGCCCCCAGCGGCCGACGGTGACCACCCGCCCCACGCCAGAGCGGCCTTCAGTGACCCGGCCCAGCGTCCCTAGCCGCCCTTCCGTGACGCGTCCTAGCATACCCAAGCGGCCTTCGATTGTGACACGCCCAGGTTCCGGTTCGGATAGGCCTACGATCACCCGCCCAAGCGTGCAGCGCCCTTCGGTGAGCCGCCCGCTGACGCCTTATGAAAAAGCCTATCCTGGGCGCCGCCCAGGCGTGGTGGCTGCCGCCCACAGCGGTCATCGCCACTTTACCGACTCGTCGCGTTTCGCACGGATTGACCGTCATGAGGCCTACCGCTCTTATCCCCGCAGTCACTACCGGCTGTGCCATGGGCAGGGCTGGCGCGGTCTGGGCTGGTATTTCGGCCCGCCGAACGTGTCCTACTACTATGAGACGCCCGGTGTGTCTTATTACAGCTCTCGCAGCTACGCCCCAGCTAGTTATGTGAATCTGACGTATTCCCCAGTGAATTCGCTGGACTACTCCGTGCAGGAAGCCCTGGCAAACTTGGGCTACTACGACGGCCCTCTGGATGGTGACATCGGTCCGATGTCTCGCCTTTCGATCGCGAATTTCCAGGCTGACAACGGTTTGGAACCGACGGGGATCATTGATGAAGTGCTGCTGGATTACCTCGGCATCGAATGA
- a CDS encoding pectate lyase, with protein MKKFLCLLLPLVALAADPLPEPAVVTAAMKKATSFYTEKLAVHGGYASSWTKDLSLGMTEHKKSKTVISIQPHGTTTVGLALVKAYQATGDAQFLEAAKAAGRALVECQLSSGGWESAMDFAEESMKRYHLRQQVLAGDKEPGKRHYQSTLDDNKTQSALLFLLELAHLPECKEETALHDSLKAGLDSLLAAQYPNGGFPQQYAGPVDASTPVLKAAYPKAWPREFPKENYVGFYTLNDGNMQKIVQLLLRAYELTQEERFLSASKKAGDFFILAQMPEPQPGWAQQYNLQMEPVWARKFEPPCVTGGESLSTMETLHELYVVTGDEKYLKPLPAAFAWYEKSALPDGQYARFYELQTNKPLYFVKDTYELVYDDGNLPTHYGFKLDTVGRDLERLKELLKKPREELLAKRAAPTTEKSWTSRAKGAVDKTVQALKTQTPEGYWLKGDEIEAADFVKHMQAMSLYVEGARKGGEAFEKLKVR; from the coding sequence ATGAAAAAGTTTCTCTGCCTCCTCCTGCCCTTAGTGGCCCTGGCCGCCGATCCCCTGCCTGAGCCCGCCGTGGTGACGGCGGCGATGAAAAAAGCGACGTCTTTTTACACGGAAAAACTGGCTGTGCATGGGGGCTATGCCAGTTCCTGGACCAAGGATCTGAGCCTGGGCATGACGGAGCATAAGAAGTCGAAGACGGTCATTTCCATCCAGCCACATGGCACCACGACGGTGGGCCTGGCGCTGGTGAAGGCCTATCAGGCCACGGGGGATGCGCAGTTTCTAGAGGCGGCCAAAGCAGCAGGCCGCGCCCTCGTGGAGTGCCAGCTTTCCAGCGGTGGCTGGGAAAGTGCCATGGACTTTGCCGAGGAGTCCATGAAACGCTACCACCTGCGCCAGCAGGTGCTGGCAGGGGATAAGGAACCTGGTAAACGCCACTACCAGAGTACGTTGGATGATAATAAAACGCAGTCAGCTTTGCTCTTCCTCCTCGAGCTGGCGCATCTGCCGGAGTGCAAGGAAGAGACCGCCCTGCATGACAGCCTGAAAGCTGGGCTGGATAGCCTGCTGGCTGCTCAATACCCGAACGGCGGATTTCCCCAACAGTATGCGGGCCCGGTGGATGCAAGCACGCCGGTGCTGAAGGCGGCCTATCCAAAAGCATGGCCACGGGAATTTCCCAAAGAGAACTACGTGGGCTTTTACACGCTGAATGATGGCAACATGCAGAAGATCGTCCAACTGCTGCTACGTGCGTATGAGTTGACCCAGGAGGAGCGCTTCCTCAGTGCCTCGAAAAAGGCAGGAGATTTTTTTATCCTCGCTCAGATGCCTGAGCCGCAGCCCGGCTGGGCCCAGCAGTACAATCTGCAAATGGAGCCAGTGTGGGCGCGCAAGTTTGAGCCGCCCTGTGTGACGGGTGGGGAAAGCCTGAGTACCATGGAGACGCTGCATGAGCTCTACGTGGTGACGGGAGATGAAAAATATCTCAAGCCCCTGCCCGCCGCCTTTGCCTGGTATGAAAAATCTGCCCTGCCGGATGGCCAGTATGCTCGGTTTTATGAGCTGCAGACGAATAAGCCCCTCTACTTCGTGAAGGACACATATGAGCTGGTGTATGACGATGGCAACCTGCCCACGCATTACGGCTTTAAGCTGGATACCGTGGGCCGTGATCTGGAGCGCCTGAAGGAGCTGCTAAAAAAACCACGGGAAGAACTGCTGGCGAAACGGGCCGCACCCACCACGGAGAAAAGCTGGACCAGCCGCGCGAAAGGAGCTGTGGATAAAACCGTGCAGGCGCTGAAAACGCAGACGCCTGAAGGGTATTGGCTGAAGGGAGACGAGATCGAAGCAGCCGATTTTGTGAAACACATGCAAGCCATGAGTCTGTATGTGGAGGGCGCGCGCAAAGGTGGCGAAGCGTTTGAGAAACTCAAAGTTCGTTAG
- a CDS encoding ComEC/Rec2 family competence protein, giving the protein MSFRSRFLPWPSRYPMLLLMLAAIVGILVAEFQAYTPGLGFCLVTLLVGLYFAYRPGLATALPLICLGFIFWHSQRLAETFGHPVRQHLLTRPDTAETATVQGRLYPWTEGAELDQATALCEVTHLKWSRETQFTPQKLSVKVRLPEGYTLATPGIYTLQGRLSLPAPPNNPGQFDAVTYSLRMGWVATLKAQEITLEKADALALRFRLLHAAEASRQWITQRLTQGLESQPTQAGVILAMALGASDAAGKDIEDAFRDSGTLHVFAVSGLHVVMLAHIASMGLSWLGRLRLSIVLILLVFAYAFITGWRPSAARAAFMTAFVLAAPLLNRKSQVINILGAVALLLLTAETHLLFMPGFQLSFFVLLAIVMIASGLLTLTHAWSELDPYLPPTLATYGQRCGSRLRMWAAALLFSSIAAWFGSLPFLLGHFQTFSPVALVSNLILVPASELCLLLSCISLVFASLHWGWAVAAFNQLNAHLASFMVAAATWFATWPGANHHVNVVQVTAPEAAIQVFQLPFGGGAAYLASGSQHWLLDTGNEDQWRYVVRPFLRQAGVDQLQGLILSHSDISHVGAAPWVLAAQGRPTLHTSHLEPWKPDPPFSSLKKLSTQVHPDSPLWQRHEQGQTIPIAPYETQPITAQVLHPGPRDLHEKADDRGLVLMIHLGAFRVLWLNDAGFITEKRLLEKPDTLRCDLLVRHQHSADIAGLTELLLAAQPQAIISSNDRYSPEETLPQRLRDFCQQQQVPLFDLEADGSVRLEIQGAQAQLKAFKSTRSMILKPRQP; this is encoded by the coding sequence ATGTCTTTCCGCTCTCGCTTCCTCCCGTGGCCCAGTCGCTACCCCATGCTGCTGCTCATGCTGGCGGCCATCGTGGGTATCCTAGTTGCCGAGTTTCAGGCCTACACTCCTGGGTTGGGTTTCTGCCTTGTCACGCTTTTGGTTGGGCTGTATTTCGCCTATCGTCCAGGCCTTGCCACGGCCCTGCCACTCATCTGTCTAGGGTTCATCTTTTGGCATTCGCAGCGGTTGGCAGAGACCTTCGGCCATCCCGTGCGGCAGCATCTACTCACCCGCCCCGATACAGCAGAAACGGCCACGGTGCAGGGGCGGTTGTATCCCTGGACTGAAGGGGCCGAGCTGGATCAGGCCACCGCCCTCTGTGAAGTGACGCACCTCAAATGGTCACGGGAGACACAGTTCACGCCGCAGAAACTCAGTGTTAAAGTGCGCCTACCGGAGGGTTACACCCTCGCTACCCCCGGTATCTACACTCTCCAGGGCCGTCTCAGTCTGCCTGCACCGCCTAACAATCCCGGTCAGTTCGATGCCGTCACTTACAGCTTACGCATGGGCTGGGTGGCCACCTTAAAAGCCCAGGAAATCACCCTGGAAAAGGCAGATGCGCTAGCTCTTCGGTTTCGTCTCCTGCATGCAGCGGAAGCCTCCCGGCAGTGGATCACTCAGCGGCTCACTCAGGGCCTGGAGTCTCAGCCTACCCAGGCTGGCGTCATCTTGGCCATGGCTCTCGGTGCCTCCGATGCCGCAGGTAAGGACATTGAAGACGCCTTCCGCGACAGCGGCACCCTGCATGTCTTTGCCGTCAGTGGCCTTCACGTCGTCATGCTGGCCCACATCGCCTCCATGGGCCTCAGTTGGTTAGGCCGCCTACGCCTCAGCATCGTCCTCATCCTCCTCGTCTTTGCGTATGCCTTCATCACTGGTTGGCGCCCTTCCGCCGCACGGGCGGCCTTCATGACGGCCTTTGTTCTCGCGGCACCGCTGCTGAATCGTAAATCCCAGGTCATCAATATCCTGGGGGCCGTGGCCCTGCTGCTGCTCACGGCAGAGACTCACCTGCTGTTTATGCCCGGCTTCCAGCTCTCCTTTTTTGTGTTGCTAGCCATCGTCATGATCGCCTCCGGCCTGCTCACCTTGACCCACGCCTGGTCAGAGCTGGACCCGTATCTCCCACCCACCCTGGCTACCTATGGGCAGCGCTGCGGCTCACGACTTCGCATGTGGGCAGCCGCTTTATTATTCAGCTCCATCGCCGCCTGGTTCGGAAGTCTGCCCTTTTTGTTAGGCCATTTTCAGACCTTTTCACCGGTGGCTCTGGTGTCAAATCTGATCCTCGTGCCTGCATCGGAGCTGTGCCTTCTGCTGTCCTGCATCAGCTTGGTTTTTGCGAGTTTGCACTGGGGCTGGGCTGTCGCGGCGTTTAATCAGCTTAATGCCCACCTCGCCAGTTTCATGGTGGCGGCGGCCACTTGGTTCGCCACATGGCCGGGGGCAAATCATCACGTGAATGTGGTGCAGGTGACTGCGCCGGAGGCCGCGATACAGGTCTTCCAGCTTCCGTTTGGTGGTGGGGCCGCATATTTGGCCAGCGGCTCGCAGCACTGGCTGCTGGATACGGGAAATGAGGATCAGTGGCGGTATGTCGTGCGGCCCTTTCTCCGGCAGGCTGGGGTGGATCAGCTCCAGGGTCTCATCCTCAGCCATTCAGACATCTCCCATGTGGGTGCAGCCCCCTGGGTGCTTGCCGCCCAGGGCAGGCCCACCCTGCACACCAGTCACCTAGAACCCTGGAAGCCCGATCCACCTTTTTCCAGCCTGAAAAAACTCAGCACTCAAGTCCATCCAGACAGCCCCCTCTGGCAGCGCCATGAGCAGGGCCAGACCATCCCCATCGCTCCGTATGAAACCCAACCCATCACCGCTCAAGTCCTGCACCCGGGGCCACGTGACCTCCACGAAAAGGCCGATGATCGTGGTCTGGTTCTCATGATCCACCTCGGGGCCTTTCGCGTGCTGTGGCTCAACGACGCTGGCTTCATCACTGAAAAACGCCTGCTGGAGAAGCCAGACACACTGCGTTGCGACCTTTTAGTTCGGCACCAGCACAGCGCCGACATCGCCGGTCTCACGGAGCTTCTTCTGGCCGCGCAACCACAGGCCATCATCAGCTCCAACGACCGCTACAGCCCTGAAGAAACCCTGCCCCAGCGCCTGCGCGACTTTTGCCAGCAGCAGCAGGTGCCGCTCTTCGATCTGGAGGCGGATGGCAGCGTGCGTCTTGAGATTCAGGGTGCGCAAGCCCAGCTCAAGGCCTTCAAAAGCACACGCTCCATGATCCTCAAGCCACGCCAGCCCTAG